The proteins below come from a single Alnus glutinosa chromosome 9, dhAlnGlut1.1, whole genome shotgun sequence genomic window:
- the LOC133878312 gene encoding uncharacterized protein LOC133878312 codes for MLRFECTEFPFKCDGYKEVGIESRYKCGIWDFDLHMHCAIPTPSITHPFYTKCSFQFLSRLPGNVARFCNACEKDITGFVYHCKMCGFDLHPCCTKLPMVLEDGEVKLYLYQKVSLACHKCGRKGRSWSYTSTCKKYNLHVACVREMLMESWPDIYVGRGKARSSETRIPSLKNMLQNHHHKSKGKVIKCCEMAGLAVQFVISAVLGDLTTLIAGVIGSFMSR; via the coding sequence ATGCTGAGATTTGAGTGCACAGAATTTCCGTTCAAATGCGATGGGTACAAGGAGGTAGGCATAGAGTCGCGCTACAAATGCGGCATATGGGACTTCGACCTCCACATGCACTGCGCAATCCCTACCCCCTCCATCACCCATCCTTTCTACACCAAATGCTCCTTCCAGTTCCTCTCCCGCCTGCCCGGCAATGTTGCGCGCTTTTGCAACGCCTGCGAAAAGGACATCACAGGGTTTGTCTACCACTGCAAGATGTGCGGCTTCGATCTCCACCCATGTTGCACCAAGCTCCCCATGGTGCTCGAGGATGGGGAAGTCAAGCTGTATCTTTATCAGAAAGTGAGCTTAGCCTGCCACAAGTGCGGGCGGAAGGGTCGGAGCTGGAGCTATACGTCTACGTGCAAGAAGTACAATTTGCATGTGGCGTGCGTCAGGGAGATGCTCATGGAAAGCTGGCCGGATATCTACGTCGGACGTGGAAAAGCTAGGAGCTCGGAGACCAGAATTCCTAGCCTCAAAAATATGCTTCAGAACCACCACCATAAGAGCAAGGGGAAGGTGATAAAGTGTTGTGAGATGGCTGGATTAGCTGTGCAGTTTGTTATATCGGCGGTGCTCGGAGATCTGACTACTCTGATTGCCGGAGTTATAGGGTCTTTTATGTCACGGTGA